The nucleotide sequence CGGTCGGCGGCGGTCATCACCGGGCACTTGTCGGGGGTTGTCATCATCTGGTTCCTCTGCGGATCGGAACGTCCCGTGCTCACGAGGCGCCGTAGAACTCACGGACCTTCTCCGTGATGAACTCCTGGTCGTCCTTGGCGAGACCGGTGTGCGTCGGCAGGTAGAAGCCGTCCTCGCTGAAGCGACTGGCGTTCAGCGAGGGCCAGTTGGCGTCGTAGTAGCCGGGCTGCCGGCTCATCGGCTTGAAGAACAGCCGGGTCTCCACGCCCTCGGCGGCGAGGAACGCCTGGAGTTCCTCGCGCCGTTCGGCCCGCAGGTCGTACATCCACAGCACGTCGCGCGGCGGCATCAGGGTGATGCCGTCGATGTCCCGCAGCCCCTCGTCGTAGCGCCGCTCGATCTCCTTGCGGGTCTGCAGGATCGAGTCCAGCTGCTCGGTCTGCGCCAGGGCCACGGCCGCCTGCATGCTCGTCATACGGAAGTTGTAGGCGAGCTTCTTGTGCAGGAAGCTGTGGTCCTTGGTGAACGCCATTCCGCGCAGATGGGCCATCTGCTCCGCGAGCCGTTCGTCGTTGGTGAGGCAGATACCGCCCTCGCCGGCCGTGATGATCTTGTTGGCGAAGAGCGAGAAGCAGGCGATGTCGGCGACCGGCCGTACGCCGTGCGCCTCAGCGGAGTCCTCCACGACCCGCAGGTTGTACTCGTAGGCGATGTCCATGATCTTGTCCATGTCGCACCGCCGC is from Streptomyces sp. NBC_00370 and encodes:
- a CDS encoding DegT/DnrJ/EryC1/StrS family aminotransferase, with protein sequence MSFTHPVSKPWLGGRELEYVTEAVSDGWISSQGPYVRRFEEEFARYNDSAYGVACSSGTTALTLALRALGIGPGDEVIVPEFTMIASAWAVSYVGATPVFVDCGDDLNIDVSLIEEKITPNTKVIMPVHIYGRRCDMDKIMDIAYEYNLRVVEDSAEAHGVRPVADIACFSLFANKIITAGEGGICLTNDERLAEQMAHLRGMAFTKDHSFLHKKLAYNFRMTSMQAAVALAQTEQLDSILQTRKEIERRYDEGLRDIDGITLMPPRDVLWMYDLRAERREELQAFLAAEGVETRLFFKPMSRQPGYYDANWPSLNASRFSEDGFYLPTHTGLAKDDQEFITEKVREFYGAS